Proteins from a single region of Schistocerca gregaria isolate iqSchGreg1 chromosome 3, iqSchGreg1.2, whole genome shotgun sequence:
- the LOC126356345 gene encoding cuticle protein 16.5-like, whose amino-acid sequence MYKLVILPLLFAAVSAGYLGGVAVAPAAVAAPAIAAPVAYAAPAIAAAPALAVAPALRAAPLALAAPAIAAPLPYAAAAPILKIH is encoded by the coding sequence GTGATCCTACCCCTGCTGTTCGCCGCCGTGTCGGCCGGCTACCTGGGAGGAGTGGCCGTGGCGCCAGCGGCCGTCGCTGCCCCCGCCATCGCCGCCCCcgtcgcctacgccgcccccgccatcgccgccgcccccgccttgGCTGTGGCTCCCGCTCTGCGCGCCGCCCCTCTGGCTctcgccgcccccgccatcgccgcTCCTCTGCCCTACGCAGCTGCGGCACCGATCCTTAAAATTCACTAA